The segment GGGTATACTTTGggataaagaaaaaatagttttatagGATCTAggataaacatatatataaccATGATATAAGATTTAATCACGTAATGGctcaaaacatttattattttttcacaatGCTACAGCAAACAATACTCAACAACAACTTCTCCCTTTGACAACAGCCAGTGTTTCTTTATAGGTTATATTTTCCCCTCTGAGCCTCATCTACATAGGTGGGAAATAGGAAGGAGTACATGGGATGACCGGAGGGTGTATCTATGTTTGCTATCCATATGTTGGTACCGGATTTTACATTTCGGTTTGTGTTTAAACCATATTACTGGTGATATCTAGTGTTTAATAATGACATGTATATTTCAGGATGTCACCAATCAAATTTCCTATGGAAATCCCAGTACTATGAAAACAAAGTGCATACTTTTTTGGTCTGTATGTATACAAATCTGTGAGAACATTAACAGTAAATGACCGTGTAATAACTGAACAACACATTATTTATGTATGTAGTCTATCTCAAAGCTCATCTTGGGGTTGGGGGACTCATTTCTTGGCTTTGCCCTGAGCAGCTACAGCTTCCATGGCCTTCTTGACGGTTTCCTCATCTCCCAGGAACTGCATCGGTCCTAAAGGCTTCAGGTTCTTGTCCAGCTCGTACACAATAGGGATACCTGTGGGCAGGTTTAGCTCCATGATGGCCTCCTCTGACATACCTGGTAGAACCGGGGGGAAAAGTGCAGGGGTTTTAACCGACAGGACAGTTTTATTTCAAGTGGCTAATCAGGTGTACAATAGCTAGTAATATCTAAGTTTTTTTTATCTAACCATCAAACCCACATTTAAACTGATACCATGTGCATTACACTCAATGTGGTTGGACAGAAGGCCATTGGTCTTATTGGCTAACAATGTTTGTATTATGTAATAATGTATGCATAAACAACTAGAGTATTCatattcattactcaagtagaagtatagatactaaggtttaaaaatacttttgtagaagttgaagcatcaactcaagctttttacttaggtaaaagtataaaagtactggtttcaaaactacttaaagaAGTATTGTAAGGAGAAAGAAGTCCATTAAGGACAAACTCTTAATGTGTAACCTCGCTCACAGAACGGTTCATTACTCTATgatgggaaggtgccttcagatcacgtgacctgccgttCGGATGACGGAAACATTGTGACATTCAGAGAGGTGACGCTAAAACAGCAGAGGGACACATGTCATGTATCGACCCGCATGCTTTATAACTTATAGTCCCTCAAAAAGTGTCAAGAAATAACAAATCCAAAAACTCATTTTGGTAAATATTCGGCATAACCACCTTTCATTGATTCATATTGTTTTGATAATCAAGGTTGAATCCAAACATTCCAGAATAAAACTTAATAAACAGTTTTGCTTTCCAAAAGTCTCTTACCCTCGAGATGCTTGACGATGCCTCGGAGACTGTTGCCGTGGGCAGCAATCAGCACCCTCTTCCCCTCTTTGATCTGTGGAACGATCTCTTCGTTCCAGAAGGGCAGAGCCCTGGCGATGGTGTCCTTGAGGCTCTCACAGCTAGGAAGCTGGTCCTCTGTCAGGTCGGCATAACGCCGGTCCTGCGACAAAAGATGGAATCAATGTTGTCGGTTACATTTTAGCCGTGTGTTCTTATTACTTCTTAGTAATACAAATGTCTGCTGTTGTACAACAGCAAgaaaccatttttttctgtatCGTCACCTTGCTGATGCTCTGGTAGAAGTCATGCCCCTCATCCATGGATGGGGGAGGTATGTCAAAAGAGCGCCTCCAGATCTTGACCTGGGCCTCTCCATGTATAGCGGCTGTTTCAGCCTTGTTCAGGCCAGTCAGGCCCCCGTAGTGGCGCTCATTGAGGCGCCAGGTCCGGTTGACGGGCAGCCACATCTGATCGATGCTGTCCAGAACAAACCACAGGGTGCGGATGGCCCTCTTTAGGACCGAGGTGTAGcaaatatcaaattcatagcCAGCATCTAGGGAAAAGACAGCAAATGTGGAGATTCATTGTCCCGGTTTCACTACGGAAGTGCAGGGATGCATACAAATACAGACCTTCATAACATAGTCGATTTTATTGTTCCTTTGTCAGATGCACTGCTGTTCCATAGAATAACGACAGACTGTTAGCCTCTGCAGGATGTATCTGCAGCAGTTTTTAGGTCACGGTAAaccagcagcagtgtgtgtcacacagaaaGAATTATGTCAAATGAAACAGTCTCTGGGGCTGATTTTTGTCATCCAGCACTCATACTaattcttaaataaagtgatttaaATCAGCAAATCTGTCAAACTGAGTTGCTCCACCAAGGAGCAGAGAATTCCGCACTTTAATCTTGTGTTTACATGAGACGTGATCACAGGTTATTTGGAAAGTGAAAATTGAAAAATCTCAGCATTAATTCTATAATGATTATTAAAGTTGTTGCTAAATGTTTGGGCTTCTTACATTGTTTTCAATTAAATACATCCAAATAAGTATGTCTGAGTATTCATATTCTGGTAGAACCACCATGGATATCTGACCACAATTCAAAATCCACTATCTATTGAATcaattcaaaatacaaaactcAATTGTAGGTTGAATGGTTGAAGGGAACCTAAACCAGAGGTCACATGAAACCAGCATCGTCTTGACAGGTGTCACCATTACGatcagaaaaaaacaggttCAGGTGGCTGACCAGCTCATTTGCACCATGTTACTACATTTTAGGCTCCACTGCCGCTGCCTCCTCTGGTGTCGATGCGGGCCACCGGGCAGTCGGTTTCCCTGTTGCATAAGCGCTGTCTTGCTAATCCATGACCGGTACCTTTCAGGGCCTGCCCGCCTCTCTTGGCCTCGTGCTCCCCGGTGTCGCTCAGGTCCGCGTCGAACCAGCCGCAGAAGCGGTTCTCCTGGTTCCAGCAGCTCTCCCCGTGGCGGATCAGGACCAGCTTGTACGCAGCCATCCTCACACCGATGCCCTCTGCGCGGTGTTTCCGGTAAATGTGGCTCGAGTGGGTGTCCTTCAGATGCGGCGGCGACTTCCGGACGTTTGTCCTGTTTTTGATGCAACTCCAAAGGCGGCCACCGATAAGCAGACGCGGTATTCTGGTGGTCTGGATGGTGAAATGATGTTGGTGTGTGGAGTTGGTGCGCCGAATTTGACAGATCTCACGACACGAGTTCTCTCCGTGCTGGTTTCCAACCAATCAGAGGGCGAGCTGTGTgtgccggaggaggaggaggaggaggaggaggaggaggatgagcgcAGCGGCACGTCCACACACGCCCAGCTGCGGTTCATCCTGCTGGTGTTGCAGggtcctggtggggggggggggatgaataaaaaataaaggaaaaagaataatcctttttaaaatttactCCAAAAAATTGCCTGACTGAAAAAAAGTCGTGTTGTCATTCGTTGATGCGAACATTTCTTGACGTATATCAAACTTAaaagtttaatttgttttcgtACATTAGATTAAGCCAGAACAATCTGTCGTGATttgcaaataaaaacacttcattATACTCACAACACATATTGTTGACGGTATCGCTCGCCACAGGTCTGGTGTATTTGTATGGACTTAATTGATTGGGTCATCTGTGCTCCCACGTGTCTTCCGTAGGCGGAGTGGTTGTGTCCAATCAGCGCTAGCGACAAGGTAGTCCACAGGATACTTTGAACGTTGATTGGTTAAAGATCAAAACATTAAGCGATCCCGCCTTTACCCGGAAGCTGACAGTCACctgacttttcctttttttctcttctgtttcTGTTAGCCAGCCCCAGTGCTAGCCAACTAAACTACCCACTTCCATTACCTCTTCCAATCCGTcctgtcttctttttcttattgAGTTAAAATAACTCCTCGCCCATCTCCAAAGTCATGGACGAGACCAGTCCACTCGTCTCTCCGCTCAGGGACTCCGGCGATTTCAGTTACTGTCCCACGGAGCCCATCAGCCCCCGGGGCTCGTTCGGAAACACCCCGGGCTCGGTGGTGCGCATCCCGGCGGGCAGTCCGGGGCGCAGCCGTGAGCGACAGCCGCTTCTGGACCGCGGGAGCTCGCCGCGGGAGCCGCACAGGAACGAGTTCCCGGAGGATCCCGAGTTTAGAGAGATCATCCGAAAGGCCGAGCGAGCCATAGAGGAGGGCATCTACCCGGAGAGGATCTACCAAGGCTCCAGTGGAAGCTATTTTGTCAAAGACTCACAGGGGGTAAGAAGAGAAGCTGCTAACTTCCATCCACCGATCACTACCAGCGGCTGTCCAATGCTAAGGGCCCCTTAGCTTCTCGTGACTTATATTTGGtatctgaggtgtgtgtgtgtgatgcaatgACTGTTTTGATAAAAGTGCGGGTCGCTTCTAGGAAAGGCCTCTTCCAACTAGCATGTGATGACTTGGCAAATAGGCTCCAATGCAGGCTAACACAACAGAAACCTACAGTTTGAACTAATAAACAACGAATTCTTCTCAGAGCTAAAGTAGCAGAAGGAAGCTTTATTTAAACACAGAGTGGGAAGGCTCTCAACTAATGAAATGCATAGCAACTCTTAAGAAGAGACATTTCTGGTTGGGTAGAAAAGTTATATTACTTATGTCCGAGTTTATATATTTGTCTTGTCTAACTTCTTGATACAGCTCCCTCTAATATGATTTCCATATCAATGCAGACGCAGCTGTTCCGATTCCTAATCGGTTAGTGAAGGTCCACCTCTGACCAGTTGTCACGTgtcaccccccaccctctcttGTCCTATTGCAAGTCTGCAAAGATTCAATTCTCCAATCAAACAGAAGATGCTGGGAACACGGCCCGGATTTTTTTGAAGCccatcttttgtttttgaaggtgtTTTACAAAGTTCTACACATTCAAGGCAAATCAGGGGATCGACACAGTGCCCTTTAAATGTGTGTCACCCTCCACAACGTCTCGTGACTCTAATCTTGTTAGATTGATAACGGTAAACTTTGATCCCGACCAGTCACAGTCTTGAGCAACTCACGGAGGCAGTCCTCCCAGCATGTGCCTCCACTGTGACGCATTGTTCTCATGTTCAACAAAAGGGAAGTGTTTTCTGACCCTGTGGCTAAATTGTTGTAATTTACAGTCTGTTCAAGACCAGATAATCTGGCTCTGTAACTCTGCGGTCTCCTATATCTCACAATGCATGAAAATGTCTGCATCTTTACTCCATGACCCGCTCCCACACCCACCCGCCAGTTTGTTAGTACGTCACAAATGTGCTTAGTAGTCATGTGCTAGCTCTCTGAGAGGATAGAATTCCTCAATGGCCACGTTTCATGTTGAAATTAGGTAAAGCATGTGTCGTTCTAGCGTAATGCAGCATGCAATTTCGGTATACAATTTGTAACGTACtaccacacaaaataaatattcccTTGCCCTTTACATTTGGCTCTGGAATAATTCATGTCAGCTACAAGGGATTTCAAAAGTGTGATTTTGTGATTATGACTTTTGCAGCATACTCCACCTCTGTGTGCTCTGAATGTTTCACTCCTGTTTTCAAATTTCCAAAGGAGAACATTGTCCTTCAAAAATCAAAATGGACTCACACTCGATTAAGCCTTCTTTTCATCTCCATCTATCCGTTTCTTATTTCCCGTCAAATGATAACTTCCTTTGTTCCACTGTCTCTTTCCTGAGTTTTCGTTTACCGCCTCTTTGCCCTCAGAAAATCATCGGAGTGTTCAAACCGAAGAATGAAGAGCCCTACGGCCAGCTGAACCCCAAGTGGACGAAGTGGCTGCAGAAACTGTGCTGCCCCTGCTGTTTTGGCCGCGACTGTTTGGTCCTGAACCAGGGTTACCTCTCGGAGGCCGGGGCCAGCCTGGTCGACCAGAAGCTGGAGCTCAACATCGTTCCCAGGACCAAAGTACttcatagaaacacacacacacacacagtgctgcctACTTGTTACATAGAGCCAGAGACACAAACTGCGTCTCTTAATCAATCTCTTGCGCTGCAGGTGGTGTATCTGTCTAGTGAAACATTCAACTACAGTGCCATAGACCGGGTGAAGTCCAGAGGAAAGAGGCTAGCGCTGGAGAAGGTGCCTAAAGTGGGCCAGCGTTTCCACAGGATCGGGCTGCCACCCAAGGTAATGTGAATGAAATGTTGTATTACACATGTAATTTGCGTTCAGCGATCGATTTTTGATTAGTGATCCCATTAATCCAGTCATGTGAGTGGCGCGTGGCAACAAAAAGACCCAAGTCATTCTgcgtaaatgtgtttttttttcttcgtcttcGTCTAGCATAAAGACAACGATCTGTTGCTTCTCCACCAGGTTGGATCCTTCCAAATCTTTGTTGATGGATACAAGGATGCAGACTTCTGGCTGCGGAAGTTTGAAGCGGAGCCTCTGCCCGAAAACACCAACCGTCAGCTCCAGCTGCAGTTTGAGAGGCTCGTAGTCCTCGATTACATCATCAGGAACACAGGCACGCGCTTCCTTTGCTCAGCAGAGGCTATGCACTCGGCAAAGTTACCTGGCTTATTTATGTGTTGTTGTACTGTCCTGAATTCATCCATTTTGGCTTTGATCTgttcttttggtttgttttcctctgtgatgtagaCAGGGGGAACGACAACTGGTTGCTGAAGTACGACTGTCCTATGGATCCTGGCAATAGAGTGAGGACTCACAGACACAGTTGGAGTCTTGAAGGTTATTTTATAAAATGCTGACCCCAAAGAAAGACCAATAAATGTTTATTCTATCCCTTTGTGTTGATGTAGGACACAGACTGGGTGGTAGTAAAGGATCCCATCATCAAGCTGGCAGCTATAGACAACGGCCTCGCCTTCCCCCTCAAACACCCGGACTCCTGGAGAGCCTGTAAGAAGCAAGACCATCTTGTTTTTTCACTCCTTGTCCTCGGAGTTGTTTGTTTCATCAAATCAAAGCTATATGTTCTTCATACATCAGTATCGATTATGCATTCGAACCATTGCTGCTTTTTCACATGTATTCGACTTCATTATTGAGACAGACTTTCGTTTTCTAACCCCCAGACCCATTCTACTGGGCGTGGCTTTCACAAGCCAAAGTTCCTTTCTCCCAGGAAATTAGAGAGCTCGTCCTGCCCAAACTCTCGGACCCAAATTTCATCAAAGACCTGGAAGAGGATTTGTACGAATTATTCAAGGTATGGAGGGAAAGCAACGTTTTGGTTATATTGTACGTTTATGGATTATAATCATGTATCTGAGCTATTGAAATAATAGATTCAGTTCTGTGGCTGtaaacatttttgtgttgtCTATGTGTCCCGCAGAAAGACCCTGGTTTCGACAGAGGACAGTTTCATAAACAAGTTGCTGTAATGAGGGGGCAGGTGAGTGCTCCACTATCTTCTCAACACGCAGTTTTCAGATGTTTGGTATGCTGCCGACTGCTTGTCCTCGAACGTCTTTGTCCAATTCATGctttaaaagtgtttttggtTTCAAACTTTTAAAATTTCCCTTCCAAGATTCTGAACCTGTGCCAAGCCCTGAAGGACGGTAAAACCCCCCTGCAGCTGGTCCAGATGCCCCCAGTAATCGTTGAAACAGCCAGAGCACCGCAGAGAGCCAACAGTGAGTCCTACACACAGAGTTTCCAGAGCAGAAGACCCTTTTTCACCTGGTGGTAGGAGCTATGCCGGGAAGAGAAGGAACAGCAGGAAGCCCGAGTGGGGAAAGGAGTGCGAATGGAAGCGATGCCTCCCTCCCCTTCGCTCCTCGTGGACATCATGGTTACTGAGGGTGAGCGGGTGGAGAGACAAGGCCAAAAGTGGAAGACGTTTTGCAACATATCGTACTTGTGTGCTGCTGTGCCTTGCATGGATGTCAACGAAGAGTTAACGCCGAAGTGACGAGGACTCTGTACCTTCCTGCCAGAGAGAATTTCAGTGAGGTGTCAGACTCTTCTTTTGGACTCCTTGGTGCACATCCACACCAGTCAAAAGGTGTTGCATTCCATGTTTAATTTGTCTTTCAAACCTCTCTGCCTTTTAATCTTCCCCTGCAGATTTCCTCCCTGGGCTCGTGCCATTCAGGGAAAATCAgcttttaattttgttttttaacaaaaggGTTCTTTTGGATAAAATATTTAAGAACTGGGCTCTCAGTGGTGTTTATGTCTTAACACAGTGAACTCAAGCCATCTGAACTGGTTTCAATATTagtcactgagccactcaactGTTTAGCTGAGGATCTGAGGAGGATGGTTGGAAAGCAGAGGCACTTCTGGTGAAAGACACACGTTTGTCAAGCTGAGAGAAATATCCATTTTTGCTTCTTCTTGTGGGTCGGACCGAAGTTAACAAGTAGCTTTCTGCTGTACTGAACTGACATAAAATGTTTTGTGACAATGCACTGTATAATTTGTATGTAATATTTAATGATAGATTATAATTAAACCATATTCCATTAATACATAtgagttgtgtgtctgtgaaggtAAAATGGATGAGACAATGTCACACAAAAGCAGTTTTCTTCACTTGTGTTCTATTGTTGAACACTGGATATAACTTTAACTAAGTTTATTTTAGTTGTTGTAATCCAACACTATCATGCTAATGACAGAACAAATCCTCACTCTGATTTAAATTCTGCCAAAACAGTTTCAGTATCTTCAACttcatggttttgttttttaaggccGCATCTTTACGGTTTAGTTCTCATCAGCGGTTAAGCAAAAACTCAAAGCTCCGCTTAACAATACCTGATCAGAACCAACTACAGAAATAGCAAATAGCAAGTGTACAATGCAGatcatttagcagctaaagagtCTTATCTCCctcaggagttggtggagaccaaaagtGGAGCTCAAAGGAAGGAGCAACTATTCAACATTCATCTTGTGTTTATCAAGGGGTCAAATAAATGACTCCTGATGCCCTATCAacttaaaagtgttaaaagtgCCATGTAGAGTATGTTAGCAGAAGTGGCTAACAGAACCAATGTGGTATTCCAGCTTTAACTAGCATGTGCTGTTGCACATTATTCCTTCGGCGGGTTAGTGGAGGATGCGGTGGAGGTAGGGTTCACAGTGTCTGGAGCCCTCTCGTCTTGCCATTCCCAACCTCGGTGAGGAAGCTTTCAGAGGGTTTTGGATCTCTCGGGCGTCTTCCTCAACCGTCGGCCCAAACTCTCCCGAACTCGGCACTTCGTCAGCCTCCTCGTCCCCAACAGTGCAGCCGAGTAACGGCTCGTCAACCCTGGAAGACAGAAATGGAACAACTGgtttgcttgaacttctacaggCCTTTAGTACCTACTAAACTAGGCTGTTTGTACCGTTACTTTCCCAGATGAGATGCTGTTGATTTGGTAATGCGATAATTCAAGGTTGAGCTAATGAACATCAAATGGCATTTACTACTCCGGCAGTATAAAGGGCACACTCTTAGTCCAGAGTGTCACCATGGTAACCTTTGCTAGTAGGCAATGAGCCCAAAGTACAactgaggctgatgggaatgtaATTAAGTTTGCTGGTATTCATACTGGACAAAAGCAAATTCAGATGGAAAGACAACTCCAGAGATCCACAGTTattcctttatatatatatatatatatctcatatCTGTATCAAATGTCACGTGGGGCACTAACACCACCTGGCTTAGCCAAATCATTGCTGGCATACACCATTTTGTCATGACTTACTATGGCAGCCTGTACTCCCACCACCATGACACCATACTGGGGCACTATCACTCCTCCAAAGGTTCTAATTGTGTAACCGTGAGGAATGTCGAAAGCAAAGCCTGACAGTGTGTGTCATGCTGAGTCGGTTAGCCACATGACTATTTGCACAAAGCATTTCAAGAAGCAGGGGAGTCCAGTAAAAGCAGCACCATGATGACTTTAGAGTGATGTATTTGTAGATTATTTGCATGCTTTACTTTTTGCTGGCCTCCTACCATTTGACACAGTCACCTACCTGAGATACCCTGATGTTCTGAGCCACCTATGGTCTCTGTTTGCTTCTGCTCTGATACCCGCTTTATTCCTCGCTCTGACACGGAGCCCCACCAAGGCCTGGGCCAGccccacctcttcctccacgtcccccccttcctcctccatggCTTCATCTGCCCTCTGCTTCTCCGCACTCATCCCACGCCACACAAGCTTCGCCCGATGTACGGCGTCTTGGTCTCCGGCCTTTCTGAACAGcctgtgcagctgctgcaggttgaCCCCTGTGAAGATGTTGGGGCATCCAGACTTCCGGCCTCGCTGACTGGAACGTTTCCACCGAGTCGGCGGGCCGTCCTCAGAGGAAGTGGAAGCTGGGAGCTCTGCCATGTTGTCCAGGTGGTAACACAAGGATAAGAGGACGATatcagggaggggggcggggagggtaAGCTGAAGGGGGAGCAAGGAGAGGCACCAAATTGGTCAAACTAATGAGATCACAGCCAAGGAAAGCTCAAG is part of the Pungitius pungitius chromosome 9, fPunPun2.1, whole genome shotgun sequence genome and harbors:
- the pgam1b gene encoding phosphoglycerate mutase 1b, with product MAAYKLVLIRHGESCWNQENRFCGWFDADLSDTGEHEAKRGGQALKDAGYEFDICYTSVLKRAIRTLWFVLDSIDQMWLPVNRTWRLNERHYGGLTGLNKAETAAIHGEAQVKIWRRSFDIPPPSMDEGHDFYQSISKDRRYADLTEDQLPSCESLKDTIARALPFWNEEIVPQIKEGKRVLIAAHGNSLRGIVKHLEGMSEEAIMELNLPTGIPIVYELDKNLKPLGPMQFLGDEETVKKAMEAVAAQGKAKK
- the pi4k2a gene encoding phosphatidylinositol 4-kinase type 2-alpha yields the protein MDETSPLVSPLRDSGDFSYCPTEPISPRGSFGNTPGSVVRIPAGSPGRSRERQPLLDRGSSPREPHRNEFPEDPEFREIIRKAERAIEEGIYPERIYQGSSGSYFVKDSQGKIIGVFKPKNEEPYGQLNPKWTKWLQKLCCPCCFGRDCLVLNQGYLSEAGASLVDQKLELNIVPRTKVVYLSSETFNYSAIDRVKSRGKRLALEKVPKVGQRFHRIGLPPKVGSFQIFVDGYKDADFWLRKFEAEPLPENTNRQLQLQFERLVVLDYIIRNTDRGNDNWLLKYDCPMDPGNRDTDWVVVKDPIIKLAAIDNGLAFPLKHPDSWRAYPFYWAWLSQAKVPFSQEIRELVLPKLSDPNFIKDLEEDLYELFKKDPGFDRGQFHKQVAVMRGQILNLCQALKDGKTPLQLVQMPPVIVETARAPQRANSESYTQSFQSRRPFFTWW
- the avpi1 gene encoding arginine vasopressin-induced protein 1, with amino-acid sequence MAELPASTSSEDGPPTRWKRSSQRGRKSGCPNIFTGVNLQQLHRLFRKAGDQDAVHRAKLVWRGMSAEKQRADEAMEEEGGDVEEEVGLAQALVGLRVRARNKAGIRAEANRDHRWLRTSGYLRVDEPLLGCTVGDEEADEVPSSGEFGPTVEEDAREIQNPLKASSPRLGMARREGSRHCEPYLHRILH